The proteins below come from a single Spirochaetales bacterium genomic window:
- the ilvC gene encoding ketol-acid reductoisomerase → MAKMNFGGVTETVVTRDEFPLAKAQELLKKETVAILGYGVQGPAQALNMKDNNINVIVGQAKEFKKDWERALNDGWEPGKTLFSIEEAAEKGTIIQYLISDAGQMALWPRIKPCLKEGDALYFSHGFSIVYRKLTNVVPPENVDVILVAPKGSGRSVRENFLDGSGINSSYAVHQDYTGRALERTLAVGIGIGSGYLFETTFEHEVYSDLTGERGVLMGALAGIMEAQYKVLREHGHSPSESFNETVEELTQSLIRLVGRNGMDWMYANCSATAQRGALDWRHEFRKAVMPVFKKLYKRVIDGEETKVVLKANSAPDYQEKLGEELRQMRESEMWQAGAAVRSLRPENWKKQ, encoded by the coding sequence ATGGCAAAAATGAATTTCGGCGGAGTTACCGAAACTGTCGTGACCCGCGACGAGTTTCCTCTCGCAAAAGCACAGGAGTTATTGAAAAAGGAAACAGTAGCAATCCTCGGTTATGGAGTTCAGGGGCCTGCACAGGCGCTGAATATGAAAGATAACAATATCAACGTGATCGTAGGCCAGGCAAAAGAGTTTAAAAAGGATTGGGAACGCGCATTAAACGACGGCTGGGAACCGGGAAAAACACTCTTTTCGATCGAAGAGGCGGCGGAAAAGGGGACGATTATCCAGTATCTTATTTCCGACGCAGGGCAGATGGCACTCTGGCCCAGGATCAAACCCTGTCTCAAGGAAGGTGATGCACTTTATTTTTCACACGGATTTTCGATAGTCTACAGAAAGCTTACCAATGTGGTCCCGCCTGAAAACGTCGATGTGATTCTCGTCGCCCCGAAGGGTTCGGGCAGGAGTGTTCGGGAAAATTTCCTTGACGGAAGCGGAATTAACTCGAGTTACGCGGTGCATCAGGATTATACGGGTCGTGCATTGGAACGGACGCTCGCGGTCGGTATCGGGATCGGGTCCGGTTACCTCTTTGAAACGACCTTCGAACACGAAGTCTACAGCGACCTCACCGGAGAACGGGGCGTCCTCATGGGAGCGCTCGCGGGGATCATGGAAGCCCAGTACAAGGTCCTGCGCGAACACGGCCATTCGCCGAGCGAGTCATTCAACGAGACCGTCGAGGAACTCACGCAGAGTCTCATCCGACTTGTGGGTCGGAACGGAATGGACTGGATGTACGCGAACTGCTCGGCGACCGCGCAGCGGGGGGCGCTGGACTGGCGACACGAGTTCCGTAAAGCGGTCATGCCCGTTTTCAAGAAACTCTACAAGCGGGTCATCGACGGTGAAGAAACGAAAGTCGTGCTCAAGGCCAACAGCGCACCGGATTATCAGGAAAAACTGGGGGAAGAATTACGTCAGATGAGGGAATCCGAGATGTGGCAGGCGGGGGCCGCGGTACGATCGCTCAGACCCGAGAACTGGAAAAAACAGTAA
- a CDS encoding LysM peptidoglycan-binding domain-containing protein, translated as MRFPCIYYKGKTQSARYYRYIFILVLILIPSVILPASTSASITIQKGETLYKIAKKYDVPVDLLMKYNNIGDPTKIKEGTEIKIPHVHTIKKGDTLYSISRHYDVSINLILEYNHLSIDTPLAIGSKIIIPVSSTIENGHGHDDERDDSLLWPHSGKREALQGKLTGVAIYGEPGDTIVSVSTGTVVWAGLYRGYGSIVFIKTGRDYVYVYAGNEKILVEVGDSVHPSTPLGILGRNSHDGMARVFFCVYKNRWPIDPSKAPRN; from the coding sequence ATGAGATTTCCATGTATTTATTATAAAGGAAAAACTCAATCGGCGCGATATTATCGATATATATTCATCCTCGTATTAATTCTGATTCCATCCGTGATACTCCCGGCATCAACATCGGCGAGTATCACCATTCAAAAGGGTGAAACGCTTTACAAAATCGCGAAAAAATACGATGTCCCTGTCGATCTCCTCATGAAATACAACAATATAGGCGATCCGACAAAAATAAAGGAAGGGACGGAAATCAAAATTCCGCACGTTCATACGATAAAGAAAGGCGATACCCTCTATAGTATTTCACGGCATTACGATGTTTCCATCAATCTCATTCTCGAATACAACCACCTTTCGATCGATACACCCCTTGCGATCGGAAGTAAAATCATTATTCCTGTCTCCTCAACGATTGAAAACGGACACGGGCATGACGACGAACGCGACGACAGTCTCCTCTGGCCCCATTCGGGGAAAAGGGAGGCGTTGCAGGGAAAATTGACCGGGGTGGCGATTTACGGCGAACCCGGAGACACCATTGTTTCGGTATCGACGGGGACGGTGGTCTGGGCGGGCCTTTACCGGGGATACGGCAGTATCGTTTTTATAAAAACGGGCAGGGATTATGTTTATGTCTATGCGGGTAACGAAAAAATACTTGTGGAAGTCGGTGATTCGGTGCATCCTTCCACCCCGCTCGGCATCCTGGGAAGAAACTCCCATGACGGAATGGCCCGTGTTTTTTTCTGTGTGTACAAAAACCGGTGGCCGATAGATCCGTCAAAAGCGCCGAGGAATTGA
- a CDS encoding sigma-70 family RNA polymerase sigma factor, which produces MKDIRHSPSFNNDYKPSHSLKFVEDGQNSYRESDPLVLYLKQISQYPLLTEQQEKQIGKQIDKTREKLKELKARKGSNQLEESQLAKNRIIMEKSLIDLKNRMINSNLRLVVSIAKKYQHRGLSFLDLIDEGNIGLIEAVERFDYKKGCRFSTYGTWWIRQAIIKSLADKGRVIRIPIHMLNTIKKCYFVAKHLTQELGRDPSAGELAEYMNLPITKIKEIMQLSQETASLDTSVDEEHITKLSDLIEDITSDAPFEKVFNMALQDTLDRVLKHLTEREMKIIKLRFGLEGEGPFTLEETGRMLGITRERVRQIQEKAIAKLRHFKRIEDLKDII; this is translated from the coding sequence ATGAAGGATATTAGACATTCACCTTCCTTCAACAATGATTATAAACCATCCCATTCACTTAAGTTTGTCGAAGACGGACAGAACAGTTACAGGGAAAGCGATCCGCTTGTTCTTTATCTCAAGCAAATCTCACAATACCCTCTTCTCACCGAACAGCAGGAAAAACAGATCGGTAAACAGATCGACAAAACACGGGAAAAGTTGAAGGAATTAAAAGCCAGAAAAGGCAGCAATCAACTGGAAGAATCACAGCTCGCGAAAAACCGCATAATTATGGAAAAAAGCCTGATCGACCTGAAAAACAGGATGATTAATTCCAATCTCAGGCTTGTAGTTTCAATAGCAAAGAAGTACCAGCACAGGGGCCTATCGTTTCTCGACCTCATCGATGAAGGCAATATCGGCCTTATCGAAGCGGTCGAACGATTCGACTATAAAAAGGGGTGCCGTTTTTCGACGTACGGCACGTGGTGGATTCGGCAGGCGATCATCAAATCGCTCGCCGACAAAGGCCGCGTCATACGAATTCCCATCCATATGCTCAATACGATCAAAAAATGCTATTTTGTCGCAAAACATTTGACACAGGAACTAGGCAGGGACCCGAGTGCGGGAGAACTCGCCGAATACATGAATCTTCCCATCACGAAAATAAAGGAAATCATGCAGCTTTCGCAGGAAACCGCGTCACTCGACACATCGGTCGACGAAGAACATATCACGAAACTTTCGGACCTGATCGAAGATATCACCTCCGACGCGCCGTTTGAAAAGGTCTTCAATATGGCGCTTCAGGACACCCTGGACAGGGTACTCAAACACCTTACGGAACGTGAAATGAAGATCATAAAACTTCGGTTCGGGCTCGAAGGCGAAGGACCCTTTACCCTCGAAGAAACCGGCAGAATGCTGGGAATAACACGTGAACGCGTGCGCCAGATACAGGAAAAAGCGATTGCCAAGCTTCGCCATTTCAAACGGATCGAAGATCTGAAAGATATTATCTAA